The Candidatus Marinimicrobia bacterium CG08_land_8_20_14_0_20_45_22 genome contains the following window.
TTCAAAATCAATCTTACTTTCGATATAAAGTTGGAGTTCGTTCAGAATTCTCTGAGGATTAAGGTCAACTTCAAATAATCTTTCAAGTCGGGAATCTTCTTCAAAATTAACGTAATGGCAATGAGCGAACTCCGCCGCACCGAATTCCTTTAGAACATATGTTTTCCCAACCTGACGCGCGCCGCGAAGAAGAAGCGGCTTACGCTCCGGATCAGTTTTCCACGCTTTTAATGACCGGCTAATGCTTCTTTTCATAGGGGTAATATGAGCAAATTGTGTACTTTCTGCAAGGACTTTCTACATAAGATGTGTACTTTCTGCAAGGACTTTATATACAATCTGTGTACTTTTTGCAGGGACTTTGGAAATCTGGAAGTATAAAACCAGCATCTACCGGAGTGGTCAACGAGTTATGACTGCGATTTCTCCGGTTCCGGCGAATCGGTTTGGTTCATAAGGATTTCCACCGGTGTGAGATATTTTTTCTTATTGTTACATTCTTTACAGGCGGGGACGACATTGCTTTTAACGCTTTTCCCGCCGCGGACGATCGGAACGATGTGATCCATCGTCAGTTCTTCCGGTTGAAATTTCTGCCCGCAATAATAACAAATTCCCGCCGCGAGTTTCTGCTTCCACCAGCCGGATTTGCGCAATTCTTTAGCCTTTGCCTTCTCGCGGGCAATGTGTTTTTCGT
Protein-coding sequences here:
- a CDS encoding HNH endonuclease, which translates into the protein MTDWINIERDEKHIAREKAKAKELRKSGWWKQKLAAGICYYCGQKFQPEELTMDHIVPIVRGGKSVKSNVVPACKECNNKKKYLTPVEILMNQTDSPEPEKSQS